Proteins found in one Bicyclus anynana chromosome 26, ilBicAnyn1.1, whole genome shotgun sequence genomic segment:
- the LOC112047093 gene encoding zinc finger protein 555 isoform X2 codes for MSDNNNKGPIINPALCRCCHSIKKCRLLTAEYEFNGGKEVYSDMFMDIFGLVLPYLDGDSMDCCICATCVKRLREAADFRKQVLQSEQLFLDARLKEDDKNAGMLEIKIEPTADVAQSNMDTTDHHDDDSDMDIAVEEKPKPVRNNAARTLKRTRNGQKLDMNRQLSTASKIRRLHRKMEKLLKKEPPAKKPQPKKQNEVMDQNRMALINTVLIVTYSYACPFFNRISFYYCFYCKDQFTNPSELREHSLTHDSKLFENSIQHNKIPIVDITRIDCRLCEEKIDDIETFKKHITSKHQKVVYPVTNEFLKFKLTLNNLTCTECSSVFQFFDSLKKHMIEHFGTHTCDECGARFIELALLRSHIRKKHHKVDANYPCEICGKNLKSKYSMGLHVATVHEKKPTINCYKCDASFLSYALRNRHLIEVHGDKRTFPCKLCDKVYNRRKTLMEHHRRSHLKVFNHQCELCAQTFYLPSSLQEHMAIHKGERNFKCEQCDKTYPGLKSLNCHMRSHKR; via the exons atgtcGGATAACAACAACAAGGGGCCCATAATAAACCCGGCGCTGTGTCGCTGCTGCCATTCAATAAAGAAATGTAGGCTTCTTACAGCTGAATATGAGTTTAACGGAGGAAAGGAGGTGTATTCTGACATGTTTATGGACATTTTTGGCCTTGTT TTGCCGTACCTGGACGGTGACAGCATGGACTGCTGCATATGCGCGACGTGCGTCAAGCGACTGCGCGAGGCGGCCGACTTCAGGAAGCAGGTGCTGCAGTCGGAGCAACTGTTCTTAGATGCACGACTCAAAG AGGACGACAAGAATGCTGGCATGCTGGAAATAAAAATCGAGCCAACAGCCGATGTGGCACAGAGCAATATGGACACCACGGACCACCATGATGATG ACTCAGACATGGATATAGCTGTGGAAGAGAAACCCAAACCAGTCAGAAACAATGCGGCGAGGACACTGAAACGAACCAGGAACGGTCAGAAGCTGGACATGAACCGGCAGCTCTCCACCGCCAGCAAGATACGGAGGCTGCATCGGAAAATGGAGAAGTTATTGAAGAAAG aaccACCAGCCAAGAAACCTCAACCGAAGAAACAGAATGAGGTCATGGACCAAAACCGCATGGCACTAATCAACACCGTCCTAATAGTCACATACTCATACGCTTGTCCGTTCTTCAACCGTATAAGTTTCTACTACTGCTTCTATTGCAAAGACCAGTTCACCAACCCGTCAGAACTGAGAGAACACAGCCTAACACACGACTCCAAACTATTTGAGAATTCCATCCAACACAACAAAATACCAATAGTCGATATAACGAGAATAGATTGTAGGTTGTGCGAAGAAAAAATTGACGATATAGAAACATTCAAAAAGCACATAACGTCCAAACACCAGAAAGTTGTGTACCCCGTTACGAATGAGTTTTTAAAGTTCAAGTTGACGTTGAATAATTTAACGTGTACAGAATGCAGTTCAGTGTTTCAGTTCTTTGATTCGTTGAAGAAACATATGATTGAACACTTTGGGACACACACATGTGATGAATGCGGTGCACGGTTCATCGAACTGGCATTACTACGGTCACACATAAGGAAGAAACACCATAAGGTCGATGCAAATTACCCGTGTGAGATATGTGGGAAGAATTTGAAATCTAAATACAGCATGGGACTGCATGTGGCCACCGTCCATGAGAAGAAACCAACGATTAACTGTTACAAGTGTGATGCATCGTTCCTATCATATGCGTTGAGGAATAGACATTTGATCGAAGTCCACGGTGACAAGAGGACGTTCCCATGCAAGTTGTGTGATAAAGTTTACAATCGAAGGAAGACCCTCATGGAGCACCACCGACGGAGTCACCTCAAAGTCTTCAACCACCAGTGCGAGCTGTGTGCACAGACGTTCTATCTGCCTTCAAGTTTGCAGGAGCACATGGCCATACATAAAGGAGAGAGGAACTTCAAATGTGAACAGTGCGATAAGACATATCCAGGATTGAAATCATTGAATTGTCATATGAGATCTCACAAGCGATAG
- the LOC112047090 gene encoding zinc finger protein 62, whose amino-acid sequence MANNNTKKSKGPIIDPALCRCCHSIKKCRLLTFEYEFMENKEVYSDMFMDVFGLLLSHLDGESSECCICATCVGRLREAAEFRRQVLQSEQMFLETRLRENDKNVKLEVKLEEAADSDSREHLDDVADHIDDSEMHMQMNSTEKTYKRTRNGHKSKDKGHIRTGKIQRLHRNLDKLLKTELPSEKAQTKKQSEAMDQNRMALSNTITIVNYSYVCPFHNRISFYYCYYCRDQFTNPIELREHTWTHEPTELFENSIENKKIPKIDITRIDCRLCQEKIDNLDEFKNHITTKHQKFLHPIANEFLKFKLTLNNLTCTECDSVFPYFDSLKKHMIDHFGTFTCDVCGSCFLEQASLRTHIKTHSKIDANYPCEICGKNLKSKYSMGLHVATVHEKKPTINCYKCEAVFLSYALRNRHLIEVHGDKRTFPCKLCDKVYNRRKTLIEHHRRNHLKIFNHQCDLCDQRFYLPSRLKEHMATHTGERNFRCEFCDKSYPRLQSLQEHVRSHSNGRRYKCEVCSTGFTQTAGLRNHMKAHHNVFDMDGSFTN is encoded by the exons ATggcaaataataatacaaagaaaAGTAAGGGGCCCATAATTGACCCGGCGCTTTGTCGATGCTGCCACTCAATTAAGAAATGTCGCCTGCTCACCTTCGAGTACGAATTTATGGAGAATAAGGAGGTCTACTCTGACATGTTTATGGATGTCTTTGGTCttctt CTATCACACCTGGATGGAGAGAGCTCAGAGTGCTGCATCTGTGCGACGTGCGTGGGCCGGCTGCGGGAGGCGGCGGAGTTCCGGCGACAGGTGCTGCAGTCTGAGCAGATGTTCCTGGAGACACGCCTTCGGG AGAACGATAAGAACGTAAAGCTGGAAGTGAAACTGGAAGAGGCAGCTGACTCGGACTCCCGGGAGCATCTGGACGACGTAGCTGATCATATTGATG aTTCGGAAATGCACATGCAGATGAACTCCACCGAGAAGACATACAAAAGAACTAGAAATGGCCACAAATCAAAGGACAAGGGGCACATCCGTACCGGCAAGATACAAAGGCTGCACAGGAACCTTGACAAATTGTTAAAAACAG AGCTACCGTCAGAGAAAGCGCAAACCAAAAAGCAATCCGAAGCCATGGACCAGAACCGTATGGCACTCAGCAATACCATCACTATAGTGAACTATTCATATGTCTGTCCGTTCCACAACCGGATCAGTTTTTACTATTGCTACTATTGTCGGGATCAATTCACAAACCCCATAGAGCTAAGAGAGCATACTTGGACCCACGAACCTACAGAACTATTCGAAAACTCCATAGAGAATAAGAAGATACCCAAAATAGATATAACAAGAATTGATTGCAGATTGTGTCAAGAGAAAATAGATAATTTGGATGAATTCAAAAACCACATAACAACGAAACACCAGAAATTTCTGCATCCGATTGCAAAtgagtttttaaaattcaagttgACGTTGAATAATTTGACATGTACAGAATGTGATTCAGTCTTTCCATACTTTGATTCGTTGAAGAAACATATGATCGATCACTTTGGGACGTTCACTTGTGATGTGTGTGGTTCGTGCTTTCTTGAGCAAGCGTCCCTCCGTACCCACATAAAGACACACAGCAAAATCGATGCGAACTACCCGTGTGAGATATGTGGGAAGAATTTGAAATCTAAATACAGCATGGGACTGCATGTGGCCACTGTCCATGAGAAGAAACCAACGATTAACTGTTACAAATGTGAGGCTGTCTTCCTATCATATGCATTACGGAATAGGCATTTGATCGAAGTCCACGGTGACAAGAGAACGTTCCCATGTAAGTTATGTGATAAAGTGTACAATCGAAGGAAGACATTGATAGAACACCATCGACGGAATCATTTGAAGATCTTCAATCATCAGTGTGATTTGTGTGACCAACGGTTTTATTTGCCATCTCGGTTGAAGGAACACATGGCAACACATACCGGTGAGAGGAACTTCAGGTGTGAGTTCTGTGACAAGAGTTACCCGAGGTTGCAGTCGTTGCAGGAGCACGTGAGGTCTCACAGCAACGGAAGGAGGTACAAGTGCGAGGTCTGCAGTACGGGGTTCACTCAGACCGCTGGGTTGAGGAATCACATGAAAGCCCACCATAATGTGTTCGACATGGATGGCAGTTTTACCAATTGA
- the LOC112047093 gene encoding zinc finger protein 555 isoform X1 → MSDNNNKGPIINPALCRCCHSIKKCRLLTAEYEFNGGKEVYSDMFMDIFGLVLPYLDGDSMDCCICATCVKRLREAADFRKQVLQSEQLFLDARLKEDDKNAGMLEIKIEPTADVAQSNMDTTDHHDDVSDSDMDIAVEEKPKPVRNNAARTLKRTRNGQKLDMNRQLSTASKIRRLHRKMEKLLKKEPPAKKPQPKKQNEVMDQNRMALINTVLIVTYSYACPFFNRISFYYCFYCKDQFTNPSELREHSLTHDSKLFENSIQHNKIPIVDITRIDCRLCEEKIDDIETFKKHITSKHQKVVYPVTNEFLKFKLTLNNLTCTECSSVFQFFDSLKKHMIEHFGTHTCDECGARFIELALLRSHIRKKHHKVDANYPCEICGKNLKSKYSMGLHVATVHEKKPTINCYKCDASFLSYALRNRHLIEVHGDKRTFPCKLCDKVYNRRKTLMEHHRRSHLKVFNHQCELCAQTFYLPSSLQEHMAIHKGERNFKCEQCDKTYPGLKSLNCHMRSHKR, encoded by the exons atgtcGGATAACAACAACAAGGGGCCCATAATAAACCCGGCGCTGTGTCGCTGCTGCCATTCAATAAAGAAATGTAGGCTTCTTACAGCTGAATATGAGTTTAACGGAGGAAAGGAGGTGTATTCTGACATGTTTATGGACATTTTTGGCCTTGTT TTGCCGTACCTGGACGGTGACAGCATGGACTGCTGCATATGCGCGACGTGCGTCAAGCGACTGCGCGAGGCGGCCGACTTCAGGAAGCAGGTGCTGCAGTCGGAGCAACTGTTCTTAGATGCACGACTCAAAG AGGACGACAAGAATGCTGGCATGCTGGAAATAAAAATCGAGCCAACAGCCGATGTGGCACAGAGCAATATGGACACCACGGACCACCATGATGATG TTTCAGACTCAGACATGGATATAGCTGTGGAAGAGAAACCCAAACCAGTCAGAAACAATGCGGCGAGGACACTGAAACGAACCAGGAACGGTCAGAAGCTGGACATGAACCGGCAGCTCTCCACCGCCAGCAAGATACGGAGGCTGCATCGGAAAATGGAGAAGTTATTGAAGAAAG aaccACCAGCCAAGAAACCTCAACCGAAGAAACAGAATGAGGTCATGGACCAAAACCGCATGGCACTAATCAACACCGTCCTAATAGTCACATACTCATACGCTTGTCCGTTCTTCAACCGTATAAGTTTCTACTACTGCTTCTATTGCAAAGACCAGTTCACCAACCCGTCAGAACTGAGAGAACACAGCCTAACACACGACTCCAAACTATTTGAGAATTCCATCCAACACAACAAAATACCAATAGTCGATATAACGAGAATAGATTGTAGGTTGTGCGAAGAAAAAATTGACGATATAGAAACATTCAAAAAGCACATAACGTCCAAACACCAGAAAGTTGTGTACCCCGTTACGAATGAGTTTTTAAAGTTCAAGTTGACGTTGAATAATTTAACGTGTACAGAATGCAGTTCAGTGTTTCAGTTCTTTGATTCGTTGAAGAAACATATGATTGAACACTTTGGGACACACACATGTGATGAATGCGGTGCACGGTTCATCGAACTGGCATTACTACGGTCACACATAAGGAAGAAACACCATAAGGTCGATGCAAATTACCCGTGTGAGATATGTGGGAAGAATTTGAAATCTAAATACAGCATGGGACTGCATGTGGCCACCGTCCATGAGAAGAAACCAACGATTAACTGTTACAAGTGTGATGCATCGTTCCTATCATATGCGTTGAGGAATAGACATTTGATCGAAGTCCACGGTGACAAGAGGACGTTCCCATGCAAGTTGTGTGATAAAGTTTACAATCGAAGGAAGACCCTCATGGAGCACCACCGACGGAGTCACCTCAAAGTCTTCAACCACCAGTGCGAGCTGTGTGCACAGACGTTCTATCTGCCTTCAAGTTTGCAGGAGCACATGGCCATACATAAAGGAGAGAGGAACTTCAAATGTGAACAGTGCGATAAGACATATCCAGGATTGAAATCATTGAATTGTCATATGAGATCTCACAAGCGATAG